In Primulina huaijiensis isolate GDHJ02 chromosome 4, ASM1229523v2, whole genome shotgun sequence, a genomic segment contains:
- the LOC140975549 gene encoding putative late blight resistance protein homolog R1A-10 yields the protein MAYAAVVSLMQILEDTLGEQYQIPWEKRQIDSLLQSMCCFHDFLTRSGKKRSRVARCLEGKIRDVAHKAEDVIESYISEHFFAENGGEKLERIEIVSRHLKIVVEEVESIQLKVTRLEESWADVKDLHCTYYSPRAQPSTLASSGDYKVVFEDVSRQLMDRIVGGRSENLQIIPVVGMGGSGKTTLVKYAFQDEYIPHLFDVSAWVTVSQNYGKRDILLGLLEFMRRLTTEMHQQSDEDLSECLYKCLKSRRYLIVMDDVWHKEAWEEIKRLFPDDNMGSRVLLTTRMSDVATYANSSRHEHHLMLPLNEKESWNLLHFKVFGDEKSCPTELEEVGKKIARSCQGLPLSIVVISGLLSKVPRTLAEWESIAKNLNSVLLSNDSQCSELLYFSYDHLPHHLKACFLYTGVFPLIWKYQSPSSSNYGLPRDSSNPIARKDWKSWERSILMI from the coding sequence ATGGCTTATGCTGCTGTAGTTTCTCTCATGCAGATTCTAGAGGACACACTTGGTGAACAGTACCAGATTCCTTGGGAGAAGCGACAGATCGATTCTCTCCTTCAAAGCATGTGTTGCTTCCACGATTTTCTTACACGTTCTGGGAAGAAAAGAAGCCGTGTTGCCCGGTGTTTGGAGGGAAAAATCAGAGACGTGGCGCATAAAGCAGAAGATGTTATTGAGTCCTACATATCAGAGCATTTTTTTGCAGAGAATGGAGGAGAAAAACTTGAGAGGATCGAAATTGTCAGCCGACATTTGAAGATTGTGGTGGAAGAAGTCGAATCAATTCAGCTAAAGGTGACACGGCTGGAGGAATCGTGGGCGGACGTTAAAGATTTGCATTGCACATATTATTCACCACGTGCTCAGCCATCAACACTTGCCTCAAGTGGTGACTATAAGGTTGTATTCGAAGATGTTTCACGGCAACTGATGGATCGAATTGTTGGTGGGCGATCGGAGAATCTCCAAATCATACCAGTAGTTGGAATGGGTGGAAGTGGTAAGACTACTCTGGTTAAGTATGCTTTTCAAGACGAATATATTCCACATCTTTTTGATGTTTCTGCTTGGGTCACGGTATCCCAAAATTATGGCAAAAGGGATATCCTACTAGGCCTTCTAGAATTCATGAGAAGGCTCACAACTGAAATGCATCAACAAAGTGATGAAGACCTATCCGAGTGTTTGTATAAATGTTTAAAAAGTAGGAGATATCTCATTGTAATGGATGACGTATGGCATAAAGAGGCTTGGGAAGAGATAAAAAGACTTTTCCCCGATGACAATATGGGAAGTCGGGTCTTGCTGACCACTCGGATGTCTGATGTGGCTACATACGCGAACTCGTCTCGCCATGAACATCATCTCATGCTTCCCTTAAACGAAAAAGAAAGCTGGAATCTGCTTCATTTCAAGGTTTTTGGGGATGAGAAAAGTTGCCCCACAGAGCTTGAGGAAGTCGGTAAGAAGattgcaagaagttgccaaggACTTCCCCTTTCAATAGTTGTAATAAGTGGTCTCTTGTCCAAAGTACCAAGAACATTGGCAGAATGGGAATCCATTGCAAAAAATCTCAACTCAGTTTTACTTTCAAATGATAGTCAATGCTCGGAGCTGTTATATTTCAGCTATGACCATTTGCCACATCATCTGAAAGCATGTTTCCTCTATACGGGAGTTTTCCCCCTGATTTGGAAATACCAATCTCCAAGCTCATCAAACTATGGATTGCCGAGGGATTCATCAAATCCAATTGCTCGAAAAGATTGGAAGAGTTGGGAGAGGAGTATCTTGATGATCTGA
- the LOC140975004 gene encoding putative late blight resistance protein homolog R1B-14 — MSRNLILVGEKGFDGKIKTCVVHDLLREWCLSKALEEMFIFTLNSNTCNCREVVRDPRHLCIRKDSSYETLADILGTTKTLRVRSLLSQNNPHDKLRCCKLLRVLDLSKVDLEDFPRVILELVRLKYVSVCFDQEQEIYISEDLPDSLRNLQTLIIHQRCINSSVHLPRGIWRMPHLRHLQLGKCYFPHPQEGDKNSVLENLQTLSYVSGWSCTKEFIQGIPNIKKLGIRFEVLDKRRVLVSSIRHLGKLHKLEILKCIVEPGSCYNIAKDLTLPRNLKKLTLRGTKISWKDMSIVGSLPYLEVLKLKDYACEGSEWEPIEGEFCRLKFLCIEGTDLHHWKAEKDHFPILERLILFECTELEEIPLDFVYLETLESIELDDASPSAVTSARQIQAEQQDLGNEVLKVRIHKMWQYIYEKVSKYS, encoded by the coding sequence ATGTCAAGAAATCTTATTTTGGTTGGAGAGAAGGGATTCGATGGAAAAATTAAAACGTGTGTGGTCCATGATCTGTTAAGAGAGTGGTGCTTGAGTAAAGCGCTAGAGGAGATGTTTATTTTCACCTTAAATTCCAATACCTGCAATTGTCGAGAAGTCGTCAGGGATCCACGTCACTTGTGCATCCGTAAAGATTCTTCATATGAAACTCTGGCAGACATCCTTGGAACGACAAAAACATTACGTGTCCGTTCTCTTCTGTCCCAGAATAACCCTCACGACAAACTACGGTGTTGTAAACTTCTCAGGGTACTTGACTTGTCTAAAGTAGATTTGGAGGATTTCCCTCGTGTAATACTCGAGCTCGTACGCTTAAAGTACGTTTCTGTCTGTTTTGATCAAGAACAAGAAATTTACATTTCTGAAGATCTACCTGATTCTCTGAGGAATCTCCAGACGTTAATTATTCACCAAAGATGCATCAATTCATCAGTGCATCTCCCCCGAGGAATCTGGAGGATGCCACATTTAAGGCATCTCCAGTTAGGAAAATGTTACTTTCCTCATCCACAAGAGGGTGACAAGAATTCAGTTCTTGAAAACCTTCAAACGCTTTCATATGTAAGTGGTTGGAGTTGTACAAAGGAGTTCATCCAAGGAATTCCAAATATAAAGAAACTTGGAATCCGATTTGAGGTCTTGGATAAGCGACGTGTACTTGTCTCTTCTATCAGACATTTGGGCAAGCTGCATAAGCTTGAAATACTCAAAtgcattgttgaaccaggatcaTGTTATAACATTGCAAAGGACCTTACTCTGCCTCGAAATCTCAAAAAGTTGACCTTACGTGGTACCAAAATCTCTTGGAAAGATATGTCTATAGTTGGCTCGTTGCCTTATCTTGAAGTTCTGAAGCTGAAAGATTATGCATGTGAAGGGTCGGAGTGGGAACCAATAGAAGGTGAATTTTGTCGATTAAAGTTTCTATGTATTGAGGGAACGGATCTGCATCATTGGAAAGCTGAGAAAGATCATTTTCCAATACTTGAGCGCCTAATCCTTTTTGAGTGCACCGAATTGGAAGAAATCCCGCTTGATTTTGTATATTTAGAGACACTTGAAAGTATCGAATTGGATGATGCTAGCCCATCTGCTGTGACATCGGCAAGGCAAATACAAGCAGAACAACAAGACTTGGGGAACGAAGTACTTAAAGTTCGTATCCATAAAATGTGGCAATACATCTATGAAAAGGTAAGCAAATACTCATGA
- the LOC140975550 gene encoding uncharacterized protein has product MRQEEDYRMQEFDHRFREEEEAYLQNEYQWLMYQTVPERYDDGNSYDQYTNGRRSDYEWRRQEAEEKWRQEADDRWRNGEDADYLLREICWKDYEWRTREAAEKMKQEEDDRKQEFIHRWKKEEEDYLQKEYHWVTYQILPE; this is encoded by the exons ATGAGACAAGAAGAGGATTATAGAATGCAAGAATTTGATCACAGAttcagagaagaggaagaagccTATCTGCAAAATGAATATCAGTGGTTGATGTATCAGAC TGTACCAGAGAGGTATGATGATGGCAACTCCTATGATCAATACACAAATGGAAGGAGAAGCGACTATGAATG gaGAAGACAAGAAGCAGAAGAAAAATGGAGACAAGAAGCCGATGATAGATGGAGAAACGGGGAAGACGCCGATTATTTGCTCAGAGAAATTTGTTGGAAAGATTATGAGTG GAGAACAAGAGAAGCAGCAGAAAAAATGAAACAAGAAGAGGATGATAGAAAGCAAGAATTTATTCATAGATGGAAGAAAGAGGAAGAAGACTATCTGCAAAAAGAATATCACTGGGTAACATATCAGAT TTTACCTGAATGA
- the LOC140975547 gene encoding putative late blight resistance protein homolog R1A-3 has protein sequence MEEDKEFLQLRIDSDAAQNSLTAGFVFGDRDLKSYLRTKERTIPPMISANEMIKKNITVIRALFPLRVEAVLSRRRADLEESMVNLSFKILDNILGEQYQIPWEKQQIESLLESMCCFHDFLTRSWKKRSCVARCLERKIRDAAYKAEDAIESYISQHHFAENEGEKLGWSNIVNENLKLVGEEIKSIKLKVSRLDDLWRDAKDLHHKHYSPIAQPSKFASGGDHTMVGFEDGSLQLKDRILGQQSRLQIIPVVGMGGIGKTTLVKNAFQDESIPHYFDIAAWVTVSQNYRERDILLGLLESMRRLTTEMHQESDEDLSECLYKCLKGKRYLVVMDDMWHKEAWENIKRLFPDDNMGSRVLLTTRLSDVAAYANSSCNDHHLMRLLNENESWNLLSFKVFGDEESCPTELEEVGKKIALSCKGLPFSVVVISGLLSKVPRTREEWESIAKNLNSFLIANDGQCTELLSLSYDHLPHHLKACFLYTGVFPLDLEIPISNLIKLWIAEGLIKPDSSMSLEEVAEEYFDDLLSRNLVLVGERRLNGKIKTCVIHDLLKDWCLSKAVKEKFSHTLNANIYCCQEIIKDPRRLCIRKDSSGGAGADILRTIGTSPLLRSLLSWSNPHDELRCCKLLRVLDLSKVDLEDFPSVILDLIHLRYVFIRCEQRDIYISAHLPDALRNLQTLIISQNWIPKDSSVRLHPGFWSLPHLRHIQFGTCYFPCPQEGDEKSVLENLQTLLYVSSSSCTEEFIERIPNVKKLGIRVDQRKDFPLGHLVNLHKLETLKCIVEPRSYVAISRELTLPLYLKKLTLKGTRIPWTYMSIVGSLPNLEILKLKEDAFRGSEWDSIEGEFCQLTSLLIEGTDLQHWRADKDHFPRLQRLTIWECANLEEIPPDIGNIPTLQSIELDDASPSAAESAWQIKEEQELIGNEELQVWVHDLWKYIYPKRKEKEKEAERRRQEAMERKRKERDDRRREAEDRMKKQEAEFYGKLRQLRRGRKEI, from the exons ATGGAGGAGGATAAGGAATTCCTGCAGTTGAGAATTGATTCAGACGCGGCACAGAATTCCTTGACTGCGGGATTTGTGTTTGGTGATCGGGACTTGAAATCGTACTTGAGAACGAAGGAGAGGACGATCCCGCCGATGATTAGCGCTAACGAGATGATTAAGAAGAATATAACGGTGATTAGGGCTTTGTTTCCTCTGCGTGTGGAAGCGGTGCTGTCAAGGAGGAGAGCGGACTTGGAAGAATCCATGGTGAATCTGAGTTTCAAG ATTCTAGATAACATACTTGGTGAACAGTACCAGATTCCTTGGGAGAAGCAACAGATAGAATCACTCCTTGAAAGCATGTGTTGCTTCCACGATTTTCTAACTCGTTCTTGGAAGAAAAGAAGCTGTGTTGCGCGGTGTTTGGAGAGAAAAATCAGAGATGCGGCATATAAAGCAGAAGATGCTATCGAATCCTACATATCACAGCATCATTTTGCAGAAAATGAAGGAGAAAAACTTGGGTGGAGCAATATCGTCAACGAAAACTTGAAGTTGGTGGGGGAGGAAATCAAATCGATTAAGCTAAAGGTGTCACGGCTCGATGACTTGTGGCGGGATGCTAAAGATTTGCATCACAAACATTATTCGCCAATTGCCCAGCCATCAAAATTTGCTTCTGGTGGTGACCATACCATGGTTGGATTCGAAGATGGTTCATTGCAACTGAAGGATCGAATTTTAGGACAGCAGTCGAGGCTCCAAATCATACCAGTAGTTGGAATGGGAGGTATTGGTAAGACTACTCTGGTTAAAAATGCTTTTCAAGATGAATCTATACCACATTATTTTGATATTGCTGCTTGGGTAACAGTATCCCAAAATTATCGCGAAAGGGATATCCTATTAGGCCTTCTAGAATCCATGAGAAGACTCACAACGGAAATGCATCAAGAAAGTGATGAAGACCTATCAGAGTGTTTGTATAAATGTTTGAAGGGCAAGAGATATCTCGTTGTAATGGATGACATGTGGCATAAAGAGGCATGGGAGAACATAAAAAGACTATTTCCCGATGACAATATGGGAAGTCGGGTTTTGTTGACTACTCGGCTCTCTGATGTGGCTGCGTATGCAAACTCGTCTTGCAATGATCATCATCTCATGCGTCTCTTAAATGAAAATGAAAGCTGGAATCTGCTTAGTTTCAAGGTTTTTGGGGATGAAGAAAGTTGCCCCACAGAACTTGAGGAGGTCGGGAAGAAGATTGCACTCAGTTGCAAAGGACTTCCATTTTCAGTTGTTGTAATAAGTGGCCTGTTGTCCAAAGTACCAAGAACACGAGAAGAATGGGAATCCATTGCAAAAAATCTCAATTCGTTTTTAATTGCAAATGATGGGCAGTGCACGGAGCTGTTGTCTTTGAGCTATGACCATTTGCCGCAtcatttgaaagcatgttttcTGTATACAGGAGTTTTCCCCCTAGATTTGGAAATACCAATCTCCAATCTCATCAAACTATGGATTGCTGAGGGACTCATCAAACCGGATAGCTCGATGAGCTTGGAAGAGGTGGCAGAGGAGTATTTCGATGATCTACTGTCAAGAAATCTTGTTTTGGTTGGAGAGAGGAGATTAAATGGAAAAATTAAAACATGTGTTATCCATGATCTGTTAAAGGACTGGTGCTTGAGTAAAGCGGTAAAGGAGAAGTTTAGTCATACCTTAAATGCCAACATCTATTGTTGTCAAGAAATCATCAAGGATCCACGACGCCTATGCATTCGTAAAGATTCATCGGGTGGAGCTGGAGCAGACATCCTCAGAACGATAGGAACATCTCCACTGCTCCGTTCTCTTCTATCCTGGAGTAACCCTCACGATGAACTACGGTGTTGTAAACTTCTCAGAGTACTGGACTTGTCAAAAGTAGATTTGGAAGATTTCCCTAGTGTAATTCTTGACCTCATACACTTGAGGTatgtttttatccgttgtgagCAAAGGGACATTTACATTTCTGCACATCTACCTGATGCTCTAAGGAATCTCCAGACCTTAATCATTTCTCAAAACTGGATCCCCAAGGATTCATCAGTGCGTCTACATCCAGGATTCTGGAGTTTGCCACATTTAAGACATATCCAGTTTGGAACATGTTATTTTCCATGTCCACAAGAGGGTGACGAGAAATCCGTTCTGGAAAACCTTCAGACGCTTTTATATGTAAGCAGCTCGAGCTGTACAGAGGAGTTCATCGAAAGAATTCCGAATGTGAAGAAACTAGGGATCCGAGTTGATCAGCGAAAGGACTTTCCACTAGGACATTTGGTGAACCTGCATAAGCTTGAAACACTCAAATGCATCGTCGAACCAAGATCATATGTTGCCATTTCAAGGGAGCTTACTCTACCTCTATATCTTAAAAAACTGACCTTAAAAGGTACCAGAATCCCTTGGACGTATATGTCTATAGTTGGCTCGTTGCCTAATCTTGAAATCCTGAAACTGAAAGAAGATGCATTTCGAGGGTCGGAGTGGGACTCGATAGAAGGTGAATTTTGTCAACTAACTTCCCTTCTAATTGAGGGAACTGATCTGCAGCATTGGAGAGCTGACAAGGACCACTTTCCAAGACTTCAGAGGCTAACGATTTGGGAGTGTGCCAACTTGGAAGAAATCCCTCCTGATATCGGAAACATACCGACGCTTCAAAGTATCGAGTTGGATGATGCTAGCCCATCTGCTGCGGAATCAGCGTGGCAAATAAAAGAGGAACAAGAACTCATAGGGAACGAAGAACTTCAAGTTTGGGTACATGACTTGTGGAAATACATTTATCCAAAG AGAAAGGAAAAGGAGAAAGAAGCCGAGAGGAGAAGACAAGAAGCGATGGAAAGGAAGAGGAAAGAACGGGACGATAGAAGGCGAGAAGCCGAGGATAGAATGAAAAAACAAGAAGCAGAGTTCTATGGGAAGTTGAGACAACTTCGGCGGGGACGAAAGGAGATCTAG
- the LOC140975553 gene encoding uncharacterized protein, producing the protein MMSRGLINYCCSCSPKITIIWFISAFTFYFFFQMALRNSSSHDDINPNRPAISAQSSISNAEQRSILYAKMAKDLDENGAVFLRQGETSQSLSLSDIFTLKDGTVTPVLKAANPPVRANVLHLNPEYAIPISEAVKNILLPHFDKAIWFQNSSMYHFSMFHASHHISPVPATETEIEVEASAIKTVTETICPLNIFLDRVVLTSTGVLLGCWQVISGTDPVTIRTKLKTALPRAPEKQLYNEVMLHTSFARLLGPPNNLPEEGQKVSGIQIFHELVNRVNNKIRGMKATVTELWYVEEYDMLALALNGKMKVREFHFGCSNA; encoded by the exons ATGATGAGCAGggggttaattaattactgtTGTTCTTGCTCACCAAAGATTACTATAATTTGGTTCATTTCCGCTTTTACTTTCtactttttcttccaaatgGCGCTCCGCAATTCTTCATCTCATGATGACATTAATCCTAATCGGCCCGCCATTTCAG cacaatcttcaatttcaaatGCTGAGCAGAGATCAATATTATATGCAAAGATGGCGAAAGATCTGGATGAGAATGGAGCCGTTTTTCTTCGACAAGGAGAAACTTCTCAGTCTTTATCACTGTCAGATATTTTTACATTGAAGGATGGAACTGTGACGCCAGTTCTTAAG GCCGCAAACCCTCCTGTGCGAGCAAATGTTCTGCATCTAAATCCTGAATACGCTATTCCAATATC GGAAGCCGTGAAGAATATATTATTGCCGCACTTTGACAAAG CAATTTGGTTTCAGAACTCTAGTATGTACCACTTTAGTATGTTTCATGCTTCACATCACATATCTCCGGTACCCGCCACAGAAACCGAG attGAAGTTGAAGCAAGTGCCATAAAAACTGTCACAGAGACCATATGCCCTTTAAATATTTTCCTAGATCGCGTGGTTTTGACCTCTACTGGCGTGCTACTAGGTTGTTGGCAG GTGATCTCTGGAACAGATCCTGTAACAATTCGTACTAAACTAAAAACTGCTCTGCCACGTGCTCCAGAGAAGCAGCTA TATAATGAGGTGATGCTTCATACGTCATTCGCGAGGCTTCTAGGGCCCCCCAACAACTTGCCAGAG GAGGGACAAAAAGTTTCCGGAATCCAAATTTTCCACGAGCTTGTAAACAGAGTAAACAACAAAATTCGGGGAATGAAG GCAACTGTGACCGAACTCTGGTACGTGGAGGAATACGACATGCTCGCTCTCGCACTTAACGGAAAGATGAAGGTCCGCGAGTTTCATTTCGGCTGTTCAAACGCTTAG